In Lacrimispora indolis DSM 755, a genomic segment contains:
- a CDS encoding sulfatase-like hydrolase/transferase yields the protein MKDMVLIMSDQHGWDYTGFADERIETPGLKKVAEEGLLFERCYCNSPLCVPSRMSFLTGKLPSQLGIFNNDAALGGDVPTIAHEMGRLGYQTVLAGRMHFKGEDQKHGFDERYCGDITSQFWGTGGKKRLDFGVYAGTTNRKNCLNGVGGGISPVMLYDEMVFQSAMDFLENWGRKKENRKPLFLVIGFYGPHFPFTCADKDYRKYQSRFSAEECEKEARLPSLPVYSEFLQECEPEHMRNCKAAYCGLVEQLDRYVGELYHKIRSVENGREYLFFYTSDHGEQLGKRKLFGKQTMYEAAVRVPLLAAGTGISPGITKMPVSLLDVSRTLLEEAGRNEDYSWHQGKRLDFSGFRSNKNGPVRIQQMVGSDDNPLLIETVVLGQYKIVKSGYKTIGLYDLQEDPDEEHDLSMTREGLLKELMKEAEDNGFLRKNEIRDLSDRERETRYGHRRLKAWGAAKKPEEWATMKIDSNTLINPRE from the coding sequence ATGAAAGATATGGTTTTAATTATGTCAGACCAGCACGGCTGGGATTACACGGGATTTGCGGATGAACGGATTGAAACGCCGGGGCTTAAAAAGGTCGCAGAGGAAGGTCTGCTGTTTGAGCGCTGCTATTGCAATTCACCCCTTTGTGTCCCTTCGCGCATGTCATTTCTAACCGGAAAATTACCGTCACAGCTTGGCATTTTTAATAATGATGCCGCGCTTGGCGGTGATGTACCTACCATTGCCCATGAAATGGGACGCCTGGGATACCAGACTGTTCTGGCCGGCCGGATGCATTTTAAAGGAGAAGACCAGAAGCACGGATTTGATGAACGGTATTGCGGAGATATTACCTCTCAGTTCTGGGGAACCGGTGGAAAAAAACGCCTGGATTTTGGCGTGTATGCCGGAACTACCAACCGGAAAAACTGCCTCAATGGGGTTGGAGGGGGAATTTCCCCGGTTATGCTTTATGACGAGATGGTATTTCAGTCGGCCATGGATTTTCTTGAGAATTGGGGAAGGAAAAAGGAAAATAGAAAACCGCTGTTTCTGGTGATTGGATTCTATGGCCCTCATTTTCCCTTTACCTGTGCAGATAAGGATTACAGAAAGTACCAAAGCCGCTTTTCTGCAGAGGAGTGTGAAAAGGAGGCAAGGCTTCCTTCTCTTCCTGTTTATAGTGAATTTCTGCAGGAATGTGAACCAGAGCATATGAGAAACTGCAAGGCCGCTTATTGCGGTCTGGTAGAACAGTTAGACCGGTATGTAGGGGAGCTTTATCATAAAATCCGGTCTGTTGAAAACGGAAGGGAATATTTATTCTTCTACACCTCCGATCACGGTGAGCAGCTTGGAAAACGAAAACTGTTTGGAAAACAGACCATGTATGAAGCTGCGGTTCGTGTCCCGCTGCTGGCAGCAGGCACAGGGATATCTCCGGGTATAACAAAAATGCCGGTAAGTCTTTTAGATGTATCCCGCACACTTTTGGAAGAGGCAGGAAGAAATGAAGATTATTCCTGGCATCAGGGAAAGCGGCTTGATTTCAGTGGTTTCCGAAGCAATAAAAACGGACCTGTAAGAATTCAGCAGATGGTGGGAAGTGATGACAACCCGCTGCTTATAGAAACGGTGGTTCTTGGACAATACAAAATAGTTAAGTCAGGATATAAAACCATTGGTCTTTATGATTTACAGGAAGATCCCGATGAAGAGCATGATCTGTCAATGACCAGAGAAGGCTTGCTGAAAGAGCTTATGAAAGAGGCAGAAGACAACGGCTTCTTAAGAAAAAATGAGATCAGGGATTTGTCTGACCGGGAACGGGAGACCAGATACGGGCATAGACGGCTGAAAGCATGGGGAGCGGCGAAAAAACCGGAAGAATGGGCAACCATGAAAATTGATAGTAACACACTCATAAATCCAAGAGAGTAA
- a CDS encoding PTS system mannose/fructose/N-acetylgalactosamine-transporter subunit IIB, which translates to MMEIVNVRIDDRLIHGQVATVWSQVTGATRIMVVDDQVVKDTINKEALKLACPKQCKLSILTVEKAAANLCAGKYQEERVFLVAKSPKTMRRLYDAGFHMDQVNVGNMGGKQNTRMLKKAVSVSEEDIADFLYLSKQGVIITAQMVPADDALDFIKLINEHTRL; encoded by the coding sequence ATGATGGAGATTGTAAATGTCCGGATTGATGACCGTCTGATTCACGGACAGGTAGCAACTGTCTGGAGCCAGGTTACAGGAGCAACCAGGATCATGGTGGTAGATGATCAGGTTGTAAAGGATACAATCAATAAGGAGGCTCTTAAGCTGGCCTGCCCGAAGCAGTGTAAGCTGTCAATTCTTACGGTAGAAAAGGCAGCAGCCAATCTGTGTGCCGGAAAATACCAGGAGGAAAGGGTCTTTCTGGTCGCCAAAAGCCCCAAAACCATGCGCAGGCTTTACGATGCTGGCTTCCACATGGATCAAGTGAATGTAGGAAATATGGGAGGAAAGCAGAATACCAGAATGCTGAAAAAGGCCGTCAGTGTATCAGAAGAAGATATTGCAGATTTTCTTTATCTGTCAAAACAGGGAGTAATTATTACGGCCCAGATGGTTCCCGCTGATGATGCGCTGGATTTTATCAAATTGATCAATGAGCATACCAGGCTTTGA
- the abc-f gene encoding ribosomal protection-like ABC-F family protein, translated as MSLIQVTDLSFTYDGSPDPVFEHVSFQIDTDWKLGFTGRNGRGKTTFLNLLMNRYKYTGTIISNVLFDYFPFPVPDEEMNTLEILDSLLGEYPFWELKRELSKLKVSEDVLYRPFYTLSNGERTKVLLAALFLREGRFLLIDEPTNHLDREARELVSQYLNSKKGFILVSHDRNFLDASVDHILSINKTNIEIQKGNFSSWYENKQMQDQYERSENERLKKDIRHLEAAARQSGEWADQVESTKIGKKSMIHEKSIGTRAYVGEKSRRMQMRRKNLERRQDRAIDDKKDLLKNIEEGESLKLYPLKYRSSRILTLKNVVPYYEVPVCEPVSFTLEQGQRISLQGRNGCGKSSILKLVLGEAVTGESISYEGDKEIASGLRISYVSQDTSFLQGSLTEYSRESGIEDSLFKALLRKLDFSREQLEKPMESYSEGQKKKVLIARSLCEQAHLYVWDEPLNFIDVYSRIQIEDLILKFQPTMLLVEHDDAFTRKVATGVVEL; from the coding sequence ATGTCATTAATACAGGTCACTGATTTGTCATTTACCTACGATGGAAGCCCGGATCCCGTGTTCGAGCACGTTTCCTTTCAGATTGATACGGATTGGAAGCTGGGATTCACAGGAAGAAACGGAAGAGGAAAGACCACATTTTTAAATCTTCTGATGAACCGTTACAAATACACAGGAACCATTATTTCCAATGTCCTGTTTGATTATTTCCCATTTCCTGTACCGGATGAGGAGATGAATACTTTAGAAATTCTGGATTCCCTTCTTGGAGAGTATCCTTTCTGGGAGCTTAAAAGAGAGCTGTCCAAACTGAAGGTTTCTGAGGATGTGCTATACCGTCCCTTTTACACGCTTTCAAACGGGGAGAGGACCAAGGTCCTCTTAGCAGCCCTGTTCTTAAGAGAAGGCCGCTTTCTGCTGATTGATGAGCCCACCAATCATCTGGACCGGGAAGCCAGAGAACTGGTAAGCCAGTATTTAAACAGTAAAAAGGGATTTATCCTGGTGTCCCATGACCGGAACTTCCTGGATGCATCCGTGGACCATATCTTGTCCATAAACAAAACCAACATTGAGATCCAGAAGGGCAATTTCTCTTCCTGGTATGAGAATAAGCAGATGCAGGATCAGTATGAACGATCTGAAAATGAACGTTTAAAAAAGGACATCAGGCATCTGGAGGCGGCCGCAAGGCAATCCGGGGAATGGGCGGACCAGGTAGAATCAACAAAAATCGGAAAAAAGTCCATGATACACGAAAAATCCATTGGTACGCGGGCTTATGTTGGAGAAAAGTCCAGACGGATGCAGATGCGGAGAAAGAATCTGGAACGCAGACAGGACCGTGCCATTGATGATAAAAAAGACCTGCTTAAAAACATTGAAGAAGGGGAGAGCCTTAAGCTTTATCCTTTAAAATACCGCTCGTCAAGAATTCTCACCTTAAAAAATGTGGTTCCATACTATGAGGTGCCTGTTTGTGAACCTGTCAGTTTTACTCTGGAACAGGGACAGAGGATATCCTTACAGGGGCGAAACGGCTGCGGAAAATCCAGTATACTGAAGCTGGTCCTAGGTGAAGCCGTTACAGGCGAGAGCATCTCCTATGAGGGGGATAAGGAAATAGCCAGCGGTCTTAGGATATCCTATGTATCCCAGGATACTTCATTTTTACAAGGGAGTCTGACGGAATATTCCCGGGAAAGCGGTATTGAAGATTCCCTGTTTAAGGCGCTTCTCCGCAAGCTGGACTTTTCCAGGGAGCAATTGGAGAAGCCGATGGAATCCTACAGCGAAGGACAGAAGAAAAAGGTTCTTATTGCCCGCAGCCTCTGTGAGCAGGCCCATCTGTATGTTTGGGATGAACCTCTTAATTTCATTGATGTGTATTCCAGGATTCAGATCGAGGATCTGATCCTTAAGTTCCAGCCGACTATGCTGCTTGTAGAGCATGACGATGCGTTTACCCGTAAGGTGGCCACCGGGGTGGTGGAGTTATAA
- the miaB gene encoding tRNA (N6-isopentenyl adenosine(37)-C2)-methylthiotransferase MiaB → MDFINMTYEEALSQAPKEEPARQYYFIERYRDILDQLKKSSGKEQFTFHIATFGCQMNSRDSEKLQGILEAIGFVETDTEEADFVLYNTCTVRENANDRVYGRLGYLNSLKKKNPHMMIALCGCMMQEEKVVAKIKKSYRFVDIIFGTHNIFKLAELMYERLEEKRMVVDIWEGTDRIVEDLPTDRKYPFKSGVNIMFGCNNFCSYCIVPYVRGKERSRSPKDILEEVKQLADDGVVEIMLLGQNVNSYGKNLETPVTFAELLTQIDQVEGLERIRFMTSHPKDLSDDLIEAMKNSKKVCNHLHLPLQSGSSRILKVMNRKYTKEQYLELVEKIRTAMPDISLTTDIIVGFPGETEEDFNETLEVVKKVRFDSAFTFIYSKRTGTPAAKMEEVPEELVKKRFDRLLAEVQKISSEVCGKDEHTVQKVLVEDKNDHEEGLLTGRMGNNTTVHFKGDSSLIGKIVDVYLDESRGFYYMGTLRP, encoded by the coding sequence ATGGATTTTATAAATATGACTTATGAGGAAGCCCTCAGCCAGGCACCAAAGGAAGAACCTGCAAGACAGTACTATTTTATAGAGCGTTACCGGGATATTCTGGATCAATTAAAGAAATCATCAGGGAAAGAACAATTTACCTTTCACATCGCCACCTTCGGATGCCAGATGAATTCCAGAGATTCTGAAAAGCTTCAGGGAATTTTAGAAGCAATCGGTTTTGTGGAAACCGATACGGAAGAGGCGGACTTTGTTCTATATAATACCTGTACGGTCAGAGAAAATGCCAATGACAGAGTTTACGGGCGTCTTGGATATTTAAACAGCTTAAAAAAGAAAAATCCTCATATGATGATCGCTCTTTGCGGCTGTATGATGCAGGAAGAAAAAGTAGTTGCCAAGATTAAAAAGAGCTACCGGTTTGTGGATATTATTTTCGGCACTCACAATATTTTTAAACTGGCAGAGCTTATGTATGAACGCCTGGAAGAAAAAAGGATGGTTGTAGACATCTGGGAAGGAACGGACCGGATCGTGGAAGATCTCCCAACGGACCGGAAGTACCCCTTTAAGTCCGGCGTTAATATTATGTTTGGCTGCAACAATTTCTGCAGCTACTGCATCGTGCCTTATGTGCGGGGCAAAGAGCGGAGCCGCAGCCCCAAAGACATTTTAGAGGAGGTAAAGCAGCTTGCAGATGACGGCGTTGTGGAGATCATGCTTTTAGGGCAGAATGTCAACTCATATGGAAAAAACCTGGAAACACCCGTAACCTTTGCAGAACTTCTGACCCAGATCGACCAGGTGGAAGGCCTGGAGCGGATTCGCTTTATGACTTCTCATCCAAAGGATTTGTCAGACGATCTGATCGAAGCCATGAAAAACTCAAAAAAGGTGTGCAATCATCTTCACCTGCCTCTTCAGTCAGGCAGCAGCCGGATTTTAAAGGTCATGAACCGGAAATACACCAAGGAACAGTATCTGGAGCTTGTAGAAAAAATCCGGACAGCCATGCCGGATATTTCTCTGACCACAGATATCATCGTAGGCTTCCCCGGAGAGACGGAAGAAGATTTTAACGAAACCCTTGAAGTGGTGAAAAAGGTACGCTTTGACAGTGCCTTTACCTTTATTTATTCCAAGCGTACGGGAACACCGGCAGCAAAGATGGAGGAGGTACCGGAAGAACTGGTGAAGAAACGTTTTGACCGTCTGCTTGCTGAAGTTCAGAAGATATCCTCCGAAGTCTGCGGAAAAGATGAGCACACCGTTCAGAAGGTGCTGGTTGAAGATAAAAATGATCACGAGGAAGGTCTTTTAACCGGCCGCATGGGCAATAATACTACCGTTCATTTTAAAGGAGATTCCTCACTTATTGGAAAAATCGTGGACGTATATCTGGATGAATCCAGAGGATTTTACTACATGGGAACCTTAAGACCATAA
- the mutS gene encoding DNA mismatch repair protein MutS has protein sequence MAGLSPMMAHYMETKKEYPDCVLFYRLGDFYEMFFEDAVTVSKELEITLTGKECGLEERAPMCGVPYHAVDTYLNRLVQKGYKVAIAEQMEDPRLAKGLVKREVIRVVTPGTITSAQALDETKNNYLMGIVYVGETFGIAVADISTGDFLVTEVESERELTDEINKFTPSEIICNEAFYVSGVDIEEIKNRHHAVISSLDHHFFSDEVCRKILKEHFKVGALTGLGLDDYDTGVIAAGAVMEYMYETQKNSLSHITTITPYSTGQFMIIDTSTRRNLELLETLREKQKRGSLLWVLDRTKTAMGARMLRTFIEQPLIHKSEIIKRQNAIEELNMNFISREEICEYLNPIYDLERLIGRISYKTANPRDLIAFKSSLEMLPHIKNILNEFTSDMLKDLWVELDPLEDVSELINNAIIDDPPVTLRDGGIIKDGFHEEADKLRSAKTEGKNWLADLELREKEKTGIKNLKVKFNKVFGYYFEVTNSFKDLVPDYFIRKQTLANAERYTTDELKELEDVILGAEDKLFSLEYSLFCEVRDSVADQVLRIQKTARAIAGIDVLTSLSSVATRNNYIKPQINEKGLIDIRNGRHPVVEKMMRDDLFVSNDTYLDNGKNRVSIITGPNMAGKSTYMRQTALIVLMAQIGSFVPAEEASIGICDRIFTRVGASDDLASGQSTFMVEMTEVANILRNATKNSLIVLDEIGRGTSTFDGLSIAWAVVEHISNPKILGAKTLFATHYHELTELEGTMGGVNNYCIAVKEQGDDIVFLRKIIKGGADKSYGVQVAKLAGVPDSVIVRAKELLAELSDADITAKAREIAGGNANIIQRKAVPRPDEVDLQQMSLFDTVKDDDIIKELGDLELGNMTPIDALNTLYRLQTKLKNRWQ, from the coding sequence ATGGCTGGATTGTCACCAATGATGGCCCATTACATGGAAACAAAAAAGGAATACCCGGACTGTGTCCTGTTTTACAGACTGGGGGACTTTTATGAAATGTTTTTTGAAGATGCAGTCACCGTATCAAAAGAGCTGGAAATCACCTTAACCGGAAAGGAATGCGGACTGGAGGAACGGGCGCCTATGTGCGGCGTTCCTTACCATGCCGTTGATACATATTTAAACCGTCTTGTCCAGAAAGGCTATAAGGTTGCCATTGCCGAGCAGATGGAGGATCCCAGGCTTGCCAAGGGGCTGGTAAAGCGGGAGGTCATCCGCGTGGTAACACCTGGAACCATTACAAGCGCCCAGGCACTTGACGAAACAAAAAACAATTACCTCATGGGAATCGTCTATGTGGGTGAAACCTTTGGGATCGCAGTTGCGGATATCAGCACCGGCGATTTTCTTGTGACTGAGGTAGAATCGGAGCGGGAGCTGACGGATGAGATCAACAAGTTTACCCCCTCTGAAATTATCTGCAACGAAGCATTTTATGTTTCAGGAGTGGATATTGAGGAAATAAAGAACCGCCACCATGCGGTCATTTCATCTCTGGATCATCATTTCTTTTCCGATGAAGTCTGCCGGAAAATTCTAAAAGAACACTTTAAGGTAGGCGCGCTTACGGGGCTTGGACTGGATGATTATGACACCGGAGTCATAGCTGCCGGGGCGGTTATGGAGTACATGTACGAGACCCAGAAAAACAGCCTTTCCCACATAACAACCATTACCCCCTATTCCACCGGGCAGTTCATGATCATTGACACTTCTACCAGACGGAATCTGGAGCTTTTGGAAACCTTGAGGGAAAAGCAGAAGAGGGGAAGCCTTCTATGGGTCCTGGACAGGACGAAAACAGCCATGGGAGCAAGAATGCTGCGCACCTTTATTGAACAGCCTTTGATCCATAAGTCAGAGATCATAAAACGCCAGAATGCCATTGAAGAGCTGAATATGAACTTCATATCAAGGGAGGAGATCTGCGAATATTTAAATCCCATTTATGACCTGGAACGCCTGATCGGCCGGATCAGCTACAAAACGGCCAATCCAAGAGATTTAATCGCATTTAAAAGCTCCCTGGAAATGCTCCCTCATATCAAAAACATTTTAAACGAATTCACCAGCGACATGCTGAAAGATTTGTGGGTAGAACTGGATCCCTTAGAGGATGTCAGTGAATTGATCAATAATGCCATTATCGATGATCCGCCTGTGACCTTAAGAGACGGCGGGATCATCAAGGACGGTTTCCATGAAGAAGCTGACAAACTTCGAAGCGCAAAGACAGAAGGAAAGAACTGGCTGGCTGATTTGGAGCTGCGGGAAAAAGAGAAAACCGGGATCAAAAATCTGAAGGTGAAATTCAATAAAGTCTTCGGATACTATTTTGAAGTGACCAATTCCTTTAAAGATCTTGTACCGGATTATTTTATCCGCAAGCAGACCCTTGCCAACGCAGAGCGTTACACCACTGACGAGTTAAAGGAGCTTGAGGATGTGATCCTGGGTGCTGAGGACAAGCTGTTTTCCCTGGAATACAGCTTATTCTGTGAGGTCCGGGATTCGGTAGCAGATCAGGTTCTCCGAATTCAAAAAACCGCCAGAGCCATCGCAGGGATCGATGTCCTGACCTCCTTATCCTCTGTTGCCACAAGGAACAACTACATAAAGCCTCAGATCAACGAAAAGGGGCTGATCGACATTAGAAACGGACGCCATCCGGTTGTAGAAAAGATGATGCGGGATGACTTATTTGTTTCCAATGATACATATCTGGACAACGGTAAAAACCGGGTTTCCATCATCACCGGTCCCAACATGGCAGGAAAGTCTACCTATATGCGCCAGACGGCTTTGATCGTCCTCATGGCTCAGATCGGAAGCTTTGTTCCCGCAGAAGAGGCAAGCATCGGAATCTGCGACCGGATCTTCACCCGGGTAGGCGCTTCCGATGACCTGGCTTCCGGCCAGAGTACCTTTATGGTGGAGATGACCGAGGTTGCCAACATTCTTCGGAATGCCACAAAAAACAGTCTGATCGTCTTAGATGAGATCGGCCGGGGCACCAGCACCTTTGACGGGCTCAGCATTGCCTGGGCCGTGGTGGAACATATCAGCAATCCCAAAATCCTGGGAGCGAAAACCTTGTTTGCGACCCATTACCATGAACTTACCGAGCTGGAAGGAACCATGGGCGGGGTGAATAATTACTGCATCGCAGTAAAAGAGCAGGGTGATGACATCGTATTTTTAAGAAAAATCATAAAAGGCGGGGCCGATAAAAGCTACGGCGTACAGGTTGCAAAGCTGGCCGGCGTGCCGGATTCCGTCATTGTCAGGGCAAAGGAGCTTCTGGCAGAATTAAGTGACGCGGACATCACGGCCAAAGCCAGGGAAATTGCCGGGGGCAATGCCAACATTATCCAGAGAAAGGCGGTTCCCAGGCCAGATGAAGTGGATTTACAGCAGATGTCCCTCTTTGACACCGTAAAGGACGATGATATCATCAAGGAATTGGGCGATCTGGAGCTGGGAAACATGACTCCCATTGATGCGCTCAACACCTTATACCGTTTGCAGACAAAACTTAAAAACCGCTGGCAGTAG
- the mutL gene encoding DNA mismatch repair endonuclease MutL: MPNITVLDQNTINKIAAGEVIERPASVVKELLENAIDAKATAVTVEIKEGGTSFIRVTDNGCGIQKEEVPLAFLRHSTSKIKSVEDLFTVSSLGFRGEALASIAAVSQVELITKTSIGLTGIRYQIDGGQERSLEEIGAPEGTTFIARNLFYNTPARKKFLKTPMTEGAHVAELVEKLALSHPEVSIRFIQNNQNKLHTSGNHNLKDIVYTVFGREIASNLLQVAVKKSEVSINGYIGKPVIARGNRNYENYFINGRYIKSSIISRAIEEAYKPFMMQHKYPFTMLHFNIEPEMLDVNVHPTKMELRFRDGEMVYHMVYQAVASALAHKELIPEVELEKKAEEKQGFAGKKHEPSPEPFEKRRLMAMEQQAVTEEKRETAGLFPKRLTPPQPSLVKERDDLSDNWLKPQAQAAFQRPLTAPPEESAAKQENPPEEVAVRQESPQEAVAAKQEKKPEQLDLFDGKLLEPKARSLHKLIGQLFNTYWLVEFNEQLYIIDQHAAHEKVLYEKTMGTLKDMECISQLVSPPIILTLNQNEEVLLKRHLKYFTDMGFEIEPFGGREYAVRGVPANLFSIAKKELLIEMIDGLSEDGSSHNPDIIYEKVASLSCKAAVKGGHSLSAAEANELIDQLLSLENPYACPHGRPTIISMSRYELEKKFKRIV, from the coding sequence ATGCCGAATATAACCGTACTGGATCAAAATACTATCAACAAAATAGCGGCAGGAGAAGTCATAGAACGTCCGGCCTCTGTTGTAAAGGAGCTTTTGGAAAACGCCATTGACGCAAAAGCCACTGCAGTCACCGTGGAGATCAAAGAGGGGGGGACCTCCTTTATCCGGGTGACCGACAATGGCTGCGGAATCCAAAAAGAGGAAGTCCCTCTGGCTTTTCTGCGCCATTCCACAAGCAAGATCAAATCCGTTGAGGATTTATTTACCGTTTCCTCCCTTGGGTTCCGCGGAGAAGCCCTTGCGAGCATTGCTGCGGTCTCCCAGGTGGAGCTCATTACCAAAACCAGCATAGGACTTACCGGTATCAGGTACCAGATCGACGGAGGCCAGGAACGGTCCCTGGAAGAGATCGGAGCTCCTGAGGGGACTACCTTTATTGCCAGAAATTTATTTTATAACACTCCGGCCAGAAAGAAGTTTTTAAAAACGCCCATGACGGAAGGCGCCCATGTGGCGGAGCTGGTGGAAAAGCTGGCCTTATCCCATCCAGAGGTATCCATCCGCTTTATTCAGAACAATCAGAACAAGCTTCACACTTCCGGAAACCACAATTTAAAGGATATTGTATACACAGTCTTTGGCCGGGAAATCGCATCAAATCTTCTGCAGGTCGCTGTGAAAAAATCCGAGGTTTCCATTAACGGCTATATCGGAAAGCCGGTGATTGCCAGAGGCAACCGAAATTACGAAAACTATTTCATCAACGGCAGATACATTAAAAGCAGCATTATTTCCAGGGCGATTGAGGAAGCTTACAAGCCGTTTATGATGCAGCATAAATATCCCTTTACCATGCTTCATTTCAACATTGAGCCGGAAATGCTTGATGTAAACGTCCACCCCACCAAAATGGAACTTCGGTTCCGGGATGGGGAAATGGTCTATCACATGGTATACCAGGCAGTAGCAAGCGCTCTTGCCCACAAGGAACTGATCCCGGAAGTGGAGCTGGAAAAAAAGGCAGAGGAAAAACAGGGCTTTGCGGGAAAAAAACACGAGCCCAGTCCAGAGCCTTTTGAAAAGCGCCGCCTTATGGCCATGGAGCAGCAGGCTGTTACAGAAGAAAAAAGGGAAACAGCCGGCCTCTTCCCCAAAAGATTAACGCCTCCCCAGCCTTCTCTTGTAAAGGAAAGGGATGATCTGTCGGATAACTGGTTAAAACCCCAGGCCCAGGCGGCCTTTCAAAGGCCATTGACAGCTCCGCCAGAAGAATCGGCGGCAAAACAGGAAAATCCGCCGGAAGAAGTGGCAGTAAGACAGGAAAGTCCACAGGAAGCGGTAGCCGCAAAGCAGGAAAAAAAGCCGGAGCAATTGGATCTGTTTGACGGAAAACTTCTGGAACCAAAGGCCCGGTCCTTACATAAGCTCATTGGACAGCTGTTTAATACATACTGGCTGGTGGAGTTTAATGAACAGCTATATATTATTGATCAGCATGCTGCTCATGAAAAGGTTTTATATGAAAAAACCATGGGAACACTTAAAGATATGGAATGTATTTCCCAGCTGGTAAGTCCTCCTATCATTCTGACCTTAAATCAGAATGAAGAGGTTTTATTAAAACGCCATTTAAAATATTTTACAGATATGGGCTTTGAAATCGAGCCTTTTGGCGGCAGGGAATATGCGGTCAGAGGGGTTCCGGCCAACTTATTTTCTATTGCAAAAAAAGAACTTCTCATTGAGATGATCGACGGATTGTCAGAGGATGGCTCATCCCATAATCCTGATATCATTTATGAGAAGGTTGCCTCTTTATCCTGCAAGGCAGCGGTAAAAGGAGGACACAGCTTATCTGCAGCAGAAGCCAATGAGCTTATTGACCAGCTTTTAAGCCTGGAAAACCCTTATGCCTGCCCACACGGAAGGCCGACGATCATTTCCATGAGCAGATATGAATTAGAGAAAAAATTTAAGAGGATCGTATAA
- the miaA gene encoding tRNA (adenosine(37)-N6)-dimethylallyltransferase MiaA has protein sequence MMKPLIIITGPTAVGKTALSIRLAKAVGGEIISADSMQVYRHMDIGSAKITKEEMEGVPHYLINVLDPDEEFNVTVFQKMAKEAVEEIYSHGHIPIVAGGTGFYIQSLLYDIDFTEDGGDTSLRRELEKLGQERGVSFLHSLLKDIDPDSAAEIHENNMKRVIRAIEYYRQTGEQISEHNKREKQKKSPYDFLFYVVNTDRALLYERIDRRVDLMVEQGLVEEVMHLKDMGLSRDMVSMQGLGYKEILDYLQGIYSLEEAVYVLKRDTRHFAKRQITWFKRERDVRWLNLPDFNHDLDQVLLKILQDIYEMYGLENNKPWK, from the coding sequence ATAATGAAACCGCTGATTATTATAACCGGGCCGACAGCCGTGGGAAAGACCGCCCTGTCCATCCGCCTTGCAAAGGCGGTGGGAGGAGAAATTATAAGCGCTGATTCCATGCAGGTATACCGCCATATGGATATCGGCTCCGCAAAGATCACAAAGGAGGAAATGGAAGGTGTTCCTCATTATCTGATCAATGTCCTTGATCCTGATGAGGAATTCAATGTGACGGTTTTTCAAAAAATGGCTAAGGAAGCCGTGGAAGAGATTTATTCCCACGGACATATCCCCATTGTGGCCGGCGGAACCGGTTTTTACATCCAGTCCCTTCTTTATGACATCGATTTTACGGAAGATGGAGGGGATACTTCCCTTCGCAGGGAATTGGAAAAGCTGGGACAGGAGAGGGGAGTAAGTTTTCTCCACAGCCTCCTGAAGGACATTGACCCGGATTCCGCAGCTGAGATCCATGAGAATAATATGAAACGGGTGATCCGGGCCATTGAATATTACCGACAGACCGGAGAGCAAATCTCAGAGCACAACAAACGGGAAAAGCAGAAAAAGTCCCCCTATGATTTTCTTTTTTATGTAGTGAATACTGACCGGGCCCTGCTCTATGAGCGGATCGACCGGCGCGTGGATCTGATGGTTGAGCAGGGGCTTGTGGAAGAGGTAATGCACTTAAAGGATATGGGCCTGTCCAGGGACATGGTTTCCATGCAGGGCCTTGGCTATAAGGAGATCCTGGATTATTTACAGGGAATATACTCACTGGAAGAGGCCGTCTATGTGCTGAAGCGGGATACCAGGCATTTTGCCAAGCGCCAGATCACCTGGTTTAAGCGGGAACGGGATGTGAGATGGCTGAACCTTCCTGATTTTAACCATGACCTGGATCAGGTGCTTTTAAAAATTTTACAGGATATATATGAGATGTACGGATTGGAGAATAATAAACCATGGAAATAA